The nucleotide sequence TTGCGCGCATGGTGCGCCGTGGCGCGCATGGCGGTGCCAGCGGTTCGCTTGTGCTCGGTGTGGTCATTGCCGTTGTTATGGCCCAGCCCGCCTCGCTTATGCTGATGCCGCAACTAGAAAAAACGCCCGAGGCCCAGGTAAGAAACCTGAGCGCCATCCTTGCCCCGGCTCCGGCCGCACCCGCCGCGCCTGCAATCCCTGAGGCCGTGGCACCGGCACCGGCTGCCGCTCCAGAAGTTCCGCTGGCAACACCGGCGGCGGAACCCAAGGCTGCCCCCGCGACCGCGCCCGAAGCCGCACCCGCCGTACCGGTGGAAAAGCCCGCTGCACCCGTGCAGGAACCCGCAGCGCAGCCGTCCGATGCAACGCAGCCCTCTGAGGCCGCAGGCCAGTCGGCGGTGCAGGCAGCAATTGAGGCTGCAGCCAAACAGGCCGCTCAGGAGGGCGCATCCTCCGCACAGAGCAACCCGACTGCACCGGCCCCAGCGGTGGAATCCCCTGCAGCAGCGCCCGCACCGGCGGCTGCCCCAACGGCTCCCGCCAAGGAAACGGGCACGGAGGCCGCCCCGGCCGCCCAGCCGCTGGCCCCCCAAACGACTCCCCAGGCGGCTCCTCAGGCGGTTCCTGCTGAAAAGCCCGCCAACTAGCGACAACAACTCCGACAGCCCGGCTGACGCCGCTGGCTGATACAACAAGGCCCCTTGCAAAAGGGGCCTTGTTGTGTCGTATGGTCGCGTCCCGAACCGCCGGGGGATTGTTATGCCCCCCTCACGTTGAAGTCCCCCGCGCTGACGCCGCGCATCGTTGCGCATCGTTGCGCATGCAAGCGTATTGTCATGCAAGGGCTGCCCCGACAATCAACGCACGAGCGAGCAAAAGATGCTTCGCCTTGCCTCCATGCACGTACGGCTCCGCCTCCGCCCGCTGCGGAACAGCCGCCAAAAACAAAAAGGCCCCGGAATCAACCGGAGCCTTTGCATTCAGTGCCTGCCTGCCCGCGTCTGCGGGCGGCCTGCCTTGCGCTATTTGTTTATGGGCGGCGCATCGCCGCCAGCCTTGAGCATGGTGCCGAGATGCCTTCTTGCAAGGGCAAGCTCGCTCTCGGAGACCTCGGGCATGTCCTTGGAACGCGCACCAGCCATGTCGTTACCTTCTTCCACGATGGACAGGGCGGCGGCCATGCGGCCCATGACGCAAAAAAAGCGTACGGGGTTCCAGTTATGCGCCTGCACCCAGGCGGCGGCGCTGGGCGAATACAAAAAGTCCGCCTTGCCGTTGCGCAGTATGGGGTGCGCCTCCTCGTTGCTGCTCTTGGCCCAGGTACGGAACTGGGGCAGCAACTCCAGGAAGTCCAGCAGTTCCTTGTCCGTCACCGGCGGCTGTTTTTCATACACGTTGACGCTGGCGGGGGCGGGTTGTTCCGCTTTTTTTTTGGCAGCGGGAGCCTGTGCGGCCTCAGCCACGCCGGGGGCAAAAGCCATCAGCGGCAGGGCCAGAATAAGCGCCGCTAGGACGCCTGAGTGTGATAAAAAATTCTTCATTCAATACCGAACCGCGCTGATTTTCGAGAGTCTGTCCATATTATGGTAAGACTCCACATACCGCAACGTACCGGTCTTGCCGCGCAAGACCAGCGAATGCGTCACGGCGTGCTTTGCGCTGTAGCGCACGCCCCTCAGAAAGTCGCCGCCGGAAATACCGGTGGCCGCGAAGAAGCAGTCGTCGCTGCGCACCAGATCGTGAACTGTAAGCACCTCGCGGGCGTCGATGCCAGCCTCGGTGATGGCCTCTTTTTCCACATACGACTGCGGGTCAAGACGGGCCAGCAGCTGTCCGCCCATGCCCTTGATGGCGCAAGCGGCCAGCACGCCTTCAGGAGTGCCGCCCGTACCCATCATGATGTCCACCTCGGAGCGGGGATCAACAGCCATCAGCGCGCCGGCGACGTCGCCGTCTGTCTGCAGCTGGATGCGCGCTCCGGCCTGGCGGATCTCAGCGATGAGTTTTTCGTGCCGGGGCTTGTCGAGCACAAAGACCACAAGGTCCTGCACGCTTTTGCCCATGGACTTGGCCACATTGAACAGATTGTCTTTGACCGGCGCGTCGAGATCGATCACGTCGCGAGCCTCCCGGGCCACCACGAGCTTTTGCATGTAGTAGCTGGGGCCGGGATTGAACATGCTGCCGCGCGGGGCGACACCTACAACAGAGATGGCGTTGGGACGGCCATAGGCCAGCAGATTTGTGCCCTCCACGGGGTCAACGGCCACGTCGAGGCTGGGGCCGCAGCCCTTGCCGACTTTTTCGCCGTTAAAGAGCATGGGGGCATTGTCTTTTTCGCCTTCGCCGATAATGACCAGGCCGTCAATGCTGAGGGTGGCGAAGCTGACGCGCATGGCGTCAACGGCAGCGCCGTCTCCGGCTTCCTTGTCTCCC is from Desulfovibrio desulfuricans and encodes:
- a CDS encoding serine/threonine protein phosphatase, whose amino-acid sequence is MKNFLSHSGVLAALILALPLMAFAPGVAEAAQAPAAKKKAEQPAPASVNVYEKQPPVTDKELLDFLELLPQFRTWAKSSNEEAHPILRNGKADFLYSPSAAAWVQAHNWNPVRFFCVMGRMAAALSIVEEGNDMAGARSKDMPEVSESELALARRHLGTMLKAGGDAPPINK
- the glpX gene encoding class II fructose-bisphosphatase encodes the protein MAEAPEKNLALDIVRITEAAALASARWLGRGDKEAGDGAAVDAMRVSFATLSIDGLVIIGEGEKDNAPMLFNGEKVGKGCGPSLDVAVDPVEGTNLLAYGRPNAISVVGVAPRGSMFNPGPSYYMQKLVVAREARDVIDLDAPVKDNLFNVAKSMGKSVQDLVVFVLDKPRHEKLIAEIRQAGARIQLQTDGDVAGALMAVDPRSEVDIMMGTGGTPEGVLAACAIKGMGGQLLARLDPQSYVEKEAITEAGIDAREVLTVHDLVRSDDCFFAATGISGGDFLRGVRYSAKHAVTHSLVLRGKTGTLRYVESYHNMDRLSKISAVRY